ACTTTAGGACATCTCGATATTATCAGTCGTTCCTGTAAACTCTTTGATAAAGTAATTGTCGCTGTCCTGGTCAATCCGGAAAAAAAGACGTTGTTTACAGTGGAAGAACGTATGGAGCTGCTCAGACGCTGCACCAAGGATTTGCCGGGAGTAGAAGTGGGCAGCTTTTATGGTCTTTTGGCCGACTATGCGAAAGAGAAACATGCAACTGCGGTGGTTCGTGGGCTGCGGGCTCTTTCGGATTTTGAATATGAATTTCAGATGGCGCTGACCAACCGGCAGCTGAATCCGAATCTTGAAACTATTTTTTTGGCAACACAAGCACAGAACATGTTTATCAGTTCCAGTATCGTCAAACAGATTGCTAATTTTGACGGAGATGTGAGTGGTTGTGTTCCTAATTGTATTATTAAAGATATTCAAAAACGTGTTGAAGAAAGCAGGAGGGAATCCCTATGAATGCTGAAGATTTAATCAATGAATTATACGATTTGCTGGATAAGGCATGGAGCCTTCCGTTGAGTCATGGCCGTGCGGTCTTAGACAGCGCGGAGGTTAAACAGATTTTGGATGAACTGAAAGAAAGTCTTCCAAAAGAGATTCGGCAGGCAAAAGGAATCGTAGCAGATCGCAGTCAGATCCTGACAGATGCCAAGCGCGAGGCCGAAACAGTAATCCGTGTTGCGGAAGACCGTGCCAAAGCAATGGTCAATCAGGAAGAGATCGTTAAGCAGGCACAGCAAAAGGCAAACGAAGTGCTGCTGCAGACAAAGCAGAAGGCGCGGGAACTGCGTAAGGCCAGTAACGATTATGTAGATGACCTGATGCGCCGTGCTGACGAAGGTTTGACGGGGAATCTTGCGGAACTGCGCAAAACACGGCAGAATATCAAAGTGAGCCAGCGTGCGGCAGCACAGCCGCAGGAGCATGCTCCTCATCAAAGATAAAAATTGAATGATTAATAAAAAGCAGAACCAAACGACGGTTTTTACGTCATTCGGTTCTGCTTCTTTAATTTTCTTTTTTAAGTGCTTTTGCCTGTGGATATTTTTGAAGAAACTTTTCTTCGGCATTTTCCATTTGTTTGCAGTATTCACAATAGGACGGACTTAAGATTCGCAGAGCCGGAAGAAAAACTGTGTAATATCCATAATTTTGACTAAATTTGAGAAAAAGCTGCTGTATCTTAAAAGCAGGGGAATTATAATATTCCTTTGACTGTCGAAAAGTAAGATAATGATTCATCATATCTTCATTTTCTTCCAGAAAAGAATCAATATTTTGAATGGAAGATTGTGCCTGTATTTGAATTTCATTCAGTTTCTCTTTTCCAAGAAGAGCTGCACCCTTTTTAAATTCGGCTGAAAGTTCGTCCGGAACTTCAAACGATGGAATTTCATCGAGAAAAACGACGACCGTTTCATATGCTTGCTTTTGTTCCTGCGTTTCAATGGAAAAATTCAGGAAAGGTGCAAAGTGAAAGCAGAATAGTTCCCCATAAATTCCTGGGAAAGCATCTAATAGCTTTTGAAAAATTGTTTCCTTTTGAGAAAAACTGTCCAATGCTTTGGAAGCAGTTTGATAGTCAAAGTTTTCGCTCAACTTTTCCAAAATTTTTGA
This genomic window from Caproicibacterium sp. BJN0003 contains:
- the coaD gene encoding pantetheine-phosphate adenylyltransferase encodes the protein MKIAICPGSFDPVTLGHLDIISRSCKLFDKVIVAVLVNPEKKTLFTVEERMELLRRCTKDLPGVEVGSFYGLLADYAKEKHATAVVRGLRALSDFEYEFQMALTNRQLNPNLETIFLATQAQNMFISSSIVKQIANFDGDVSGCVPNCIIKDIQKRVEESRRESL
- a CDS encoding ATPase, with protein sequence MNAEDLINELYDLLDKAWSLPLSHGRAVLDSAEVKQILDELKESLPKEIRQAKGIVADRSQILTDAKREAETVIRVAEDRAKAMVNQEEIVKQAQQKANEVLLQTKQKARELRKASNDYVDDLMRRADEGLTGNLAELRKTRQNIKVSQRAAAQPQEHAPHQR
- a CDS encoding MerR family transcriptional regulator is translated as MQIGQVQKETGLTRKAIEYAILQGVITPKTMENGYRNFNEQEVDLLKKVKVLRKLGLSGTEIQNILSDDSVLQKYASKKDVQIKLDQEKSKILEKLSENFDYQTASKALDSFSQKETIFQKLLDAFPGIYGELFCFHFAPFLNFSIETQEQKQAYETVVVFLDEIPSFEVPDELSAEFKKGAALLGKEKLNEIQIQAQSSIQNIDSFLEENEDMMNHYLTFRQSKEYYNSPAFKIQQLFLKFSQNYGYYTVFLPALRILSPSYCEYCKQMENAEEKFLQKYPQAKALKKEN